From one Rhizobium lentis genomic stretch:
- a CDS encoding penicillin-binding protein 1A codes for MVRLLGYFFGMACVLFLVAAAGIAIYLANIAKDLPDYAVLNSYAPPVTTRVHAGNGALMAEYAKEKRLFLPIQAVPDRVKAAFLSAEDKNFYNHPGVDLTGLGRAILVNLQNFGSGRRPVGASTITQQVAKNFLLSSDQTIDRKIKEAILSFRIEQAYSKDKILELYLNEIFFGLNSYGIAGAALTYFNKSVTELTVAEAAYLASLPKGPANYHPFRHPEAALERRNWVIDRMVENGYVSQSDGAEAKKQPLGVTARSNGPSLFASDYFAEAVRRQLIDQYGEKVLYEGGLSVRTSLDPQMQLAARKALQDGLVTYDERRGFHGPIKQIDAGGDWGKALADVPALSDVPEWRLAVVLAASDATVDIGLQPAKDGSGKVAADRQRGTIDAKSMQWAYRSADGSRKTAKSPAGVLSPGDVVYVEKLGDDASTSYRLRQPPKVQGGLVAMDPKTGRVLAMVGGFSYSQSEFNRATQAMRQPGSSFKPFVYAAAMDNGYTPASVIMDAPIEIVSGGQVWRPENYGGDVGGPSTLRSGIEHSRNLMTVRLANDLGMNIVAEYAERFGIYDHMLPVLSMSLGAGDTTVLRMVSAYSVIANGGKQIKPTLIDRIQDRYGKTIFRHEERLCEGCNAGDWQNQEEPNVVDNRETVLDPMTAYQITSMMQGVIQRGTAAGKIDLGGRDVAGKTGTTNDEKDAWFVGFTPDLVAGLYMGFDTPAPLGRGGTGGGLSAPIFNEFMQAAVKDMPESKFVIPSGMNLIPIDRKTGMAAADGDPNTIVEAFKPGTGPADSFSVIGMDSTMAPEEILKTSPQANQAVQTGTPGLF; via the coding sequence ATGGTTAGACTTCTTGGATATTTCTTCGGAATGGCCTGTGTCCTGTTCCTGGTCGCGGCGGCGGGTATTGCCATCTACCTCGCCAATATCGCGAAGGACCTCCCGGACTATGCCGTTCTGAACAGCTACGCGCCACCGGTGACGACCCGCGTGCACGCCGGCAACGGCGCTCTCATGGCGGAATATGCCAAGGAAAAGCGTCTTTTCCTGCCGATTCAGGCTGTTCCAGACCGCGTCAAAGCCGCTTTCCTGTCGGCCGAAGACAAGAATTTCTACAATCATCCGGGCGTCGATCTCACCGGTCTCGGTCGCGCAATCCTCGTCAACCTGCAAAATTTCGGTTCCGGCCGCCGCCCGGTCGGTGCATCCACAATCACTCAGCAGGTGGCCAAGAACTTCCTTCTGAGCTCGGACCAGACAATCGACCGCAAGATCAAGGAAGCGATCCTCTCCTTCCGTATCGAGCAGGCCTACAGCAAGGACAAGATTCTCGAGCTCTACCTGAACGAGATTTTCTTTGGGCTGAATTCCTATGGCATTGCCGGCGCCGCGCTGACCTATTTCAACAAATCCGTCACCGAACTGACCGTCGCCGAGGCGGCCTATCTGGCATCGCTGCCGAAGGGCCCGGCCAATTATCATCCCTTCCGTCATCCTGAGGCAGCGCTGGAACGCCGCAACTGGGTCATCGATCGCATGGTCGAGAACGGCTATGTCAGCCAGAGCGACGGCGCGGAAGCCAAGAAGCAGCCGCTTGGCGTTACCGCCCGCAGCAACGGCCCATCGCTCTTCGCTTCTGACTATTTCGCCGAAGCCGTGCGCCGCCAGCTGATCGACCAATATGGCGAGAAGGTACTGTATGAGGGCGGCCTTTCGGTGCGCACCTCACTCGATCCCCAGATGCAGCTTGCTGCCCGCAAGGCTCTGCAGGATGGCCTCGTAACCTATGACGAGCGCCGCGGTTTCCATGGACCGATCAAGCAGATCGATGCGGGCGGTGACTGGGGCAAGGCGCTTGCCGATGTTCCCGCGCTGTCCGACGTGCCGGAATGGCGTCTCGCCGTTGTGCTCGCCGCCTCCGACGCCACCGTCGACATCGGCCTGCAGCCGGCCAAGGATGGCAGCGGCAAGGTCGCGGCCGACCGCCAACGCGGCACGATCGATGCCAAGAGCATGCAATGGGCCTACCGTTCGGCGGACGGCTCCCGCAAGACCGCGAAATCGCCGGCCGGCGTCTTGAGTCCGGGCGATGTCGTCTATGTCGAAAAGCTCGGTGACGACGCGTCGACATCCTATCGCCTGCGCCAGCCGCCGAAGGTACAGGGCGGCCTTGTCGCCATGGACCCGAAGACTGGCCGCGTGCTTGCCATGGTCGGCGGCTTCTCCTATTCCCAGTCCGAATTCAACCGCGCGACCCAGGCGATGCGCCAGCCGGGCTCCTCCTTCAAGCCCTTCGTCTACGCAGCGGCGATGGACAATGGCTACACGCCGGCCTCCGTCATCATGGACGCACCGATCGAGATCGTCTCCGGCGGCCAGGTCTGGAGACCGGAGAATTACGGCGGCGACGTCGGCGGCCCATCGACGCTGCGCTCGGGTATTGAGCATTCGCGCAACCTGATGACGGTACGTCTCGCCAACGATCTCGGCATGAACATCGTCGCCGAATATGCCGAACGTTTCGGTATCTACGATCACATGCTGCCGGTTCTCTCCATGTCGCTCGGCGCAGGCGACACCACGGTACTGCGTATGGTCTCGGCCTATTCGGTCATCGCCAATGGCGGCAAGCAGATCAAGCCGACCCTGATCGACCGTATCCAGGATCGCTACGGCAAGACGATCTTCAGGCATGAGGAGCGCCTCTGCGAGGGCTGCAATGCCGGCGACTGGCAGAACCAGGAAGAGCCGAATGTCGTCGACAACCGCGAAACCGTTCTCGATCCGATGACCGCCTACCAGATCACCTCGATGATGCAGGGTGTCATTCAGCGCGGCACAGCCGCTGGCAAGATCGACCTCGGCGGCCGCGACGTCGCCGGCAAGACCGGCACGACCAATGACGAAAAGGATGCCTGGTTCGTCGGCTTTACGCCGGATCTGGTCGCCGGCCTCTATATGGGCTTCGATACGCCGGCGCCGCTTGGCCGCGGCGGCACCGGCGGCGGGCTTTCCGCCCCGATCTTCAACGAATTCATGCAGGCCGCCGTCAAGGATATGCCGGAGTCGAAATTCGTCATTCCATCCGGCATGAACCTGATCCCGATCGACCGCAAGACCGGCATGGCCGCCGCCGACGGCGATCCGAACACCATCGTCGAGGCTTTCAAGCCCGGCACCGGCCCGGCCGACAGCTTCTCCGTCATCGGCATGGACAGCACCATGGCGCCCGAAGAAATCCTGAAGACCTCGCCACAGGCCAATCAGGCCGTCCAGACAGGCACGCCAGGCCTTTTCTGA
- a CDS encoding AprI/Inh family metalloprotease inhibitor, producing the protein MIHMVRLTAPAVALLACGVAYAQDIDPDVLKAQAGTYLVAPEDGRAGCRMTLETDMAIGGYSLSGQDSCIKVLPAFAEASAWNFDGDGGLILIDAVREVIARFVENEGAPMKTEDGAPLLLIAAPDGVDRLPTYGSLAGAWTMRRPGGEKLCGVTLDGNVGADENAPLSLSGDCTAAVTGLKLTAWHIDGFRLTLMGDGGSSLSFDMRADGNFDKSKEEGGKPLSIVRR; encoded by the coding sequence ATGATCCATATGGTCCGGCTGACAGCTCCTGCAGTGGCGCTCCTGGCCTGCGGTGTGGCATACGCGCAGGATATCGATCCCGATGTGCTGAAAGCGCAAGCCGGAACCTATCTCGTTGCCCCGGAAGACGGCCGCGCGGGATGCCGGATGACGTTGGAAACCGACATGGCAATCGGCGGTTATTCGCTCTCCGGCCAGGATTCCTGCATCAAGGTGCTGCCGGCGTTCGCCGAAGCCTCCGCCTGGAATTTCGACGGCGATGGCGGGCTGATCCTGATCGATGCCGTACGCGAAGTGATTGCCCGTTTCGTCGAGAATGAAGGCGCGCCGATGAAGACGGAAGACGGTGCGCCGCTCCTGCTGATCGCGGCTCCCGACGGCGTCGATCGCCTGCCAACCTATGGCAGCCTTGCCGGTGCATGGACGATGCGGAGGCCGGGCGGCGAAAAGCTCTGCGGCGTGACGCTTGACGGAAATGTCGGGGCTGACGAAAATGCGCCGCTGTCACTGTCCGGAGACTGCACCGCCGCCGTCACCGGACTGAAGCTTACGGCCTGGCATATCGATGGCTTCAGGCTGACGCTGATGGGCGACGGCGGTTCGTCGCTTAGCTTCGATATGCGCGCCGACGGCAATTTCGACAAATCGAAAGAGGAAGGCGGCAAGCCGCTTTCGATCGTGCGCCGCTGA
- a CDS encoding alpha/beta hydrolase family protein: MKLGFREGVLYDEQRPDWDAAGPRPVRWSLWYPATDDARECDIKERSWFRKAAVARDAPIRPSNRPYPLVLLSHGTGGSAAGLEWLARRLVDRGFVALGVDHHGNTGSEPYRAEGFACLWERAPDLSFMLDRSGDWLSDLASRIDADRVFAAGFSAGAYSVMLLLGAVTQFSQFEPSRLKPGGPRRPREFPDLADHIPSLLRTSGVFRQSWSRMSRPYRDDRIAAALLCAPGRSVLGFDEESLKTVEAPALILVGDADKAAPAEECSSWLHQRLTRSALKIFGGGLGHYVFVPEGTGLGFAFAAELFTDPPCIERAAVHDEIAELSAALFRSADVGARA, from the coding sequence ATCAAACTCGGCTTTCGCGAAGGCGTCCTCTATGACGAGCAAAGGCCGGACTGGGACGCAGCCGGCCCGAGGCCTGTCCGCTGGTCGCTATGGTATCCGGCCACCGACGACGCGCGGGAATGCGATATCAAGGAAAGAAGCTGGTTTCGGAAGGCGGCGGTCGCCCGCGACGCGCCGATCCGCCCGTCTAACAGGCCTTATCCGCTGGTCCTTCTATCACACGGCACGGGCGGATCTGCGGCCGGACTGGAATGGCTGGCGCGACGCCTGGTCGATCGCGGATTTGTAGCGCTCGGCGTCGACCATCACGGCAATACCGGCAGTGAGCCTTATCGCGCAGAAGGTTTTGCCTGTCTGTGGGAGCGGGCGCCGGATCTGAGCTTCATGCTCGACCGCAGCGGCGACTGGCTTAGCGATCTTGCAAGCCGGATCGATGCAGACCGTGTATTCGCGGCCGGATTTTCGGCCGGAGCCTACAGCGTCATGCTGCTTCTCGGCGCTGTCACGCAATTCTCGCAGTTCGAACCGTCACGACTGAAGCCGGGTGGTCCGCGCCGCCCAAGGGAATTTCCCGACCTTGCCGATCATATCCCCTCATTGCTTCGCACCAGCGGTGTGTTTCGCCAGTCATGGTCACGCATGTCGCGACCCTATCGGGATGACAGGATCGCGGCGGCGCTCCTCTGCGCGCCGGGTCGCTCCGTTCTCGGCTTCGACGAGGAAAGCCTGAAAACTGTCGAGGCACCCGCTCTGATCCTTGTCGGCGATGCCGACAAGGCGGCACCGGCCGAAGAATGTTCCTCATGGCTGCATCAACGGTTGACGCGCAGCGCGCTGAAAATCTTCGGGGGCGGCCTCGGGCATTATGTCTTCGTGCCGGAGGGCACCGGCCTCGGCTTTGCCTTTGCGGCCGAGCTTTTCACCGATCCGCCGTGCATCGAGCGGGCTGCCGTTCATGACGAGATTGCCGAGTTGTCGGCGGCGCTGTTTCGGAGTGCCGACGTCGGCGCGAGAGCCTGA
- a CDS encoding N-acetylmuramoyl-L-alanine amidase — protein sequence MFKRARIAAQSATRRSKFASRFLTAALVAGCFLSGLAGAAEAKDPLLAYGARIIGDDARTRIVIDFDREPRFSVHYIANPERIVVDLPATAFGFPAKDLAARGLFKDIRYGKMDEESARIVLTTARPVKLALAKVQADEAGRGHRLVLDAEMIDKQAFAELVKTQSWSDRAWNDQAGAAQTTSAIPAPEKTAPGDFVIAVDAGHGGIDTGAIGVDTKTEEKQVTLAFAKALTDRLNKEPGIKAFLTRNDDEFLSLSQRVLIARQNHAGLFISLHADTLKQKDIRGATVYTISDKASDKLAADLAERENLSDQIAGKETVAEPPEVADILLDLTRRETQAFSISLAESVLNSFKDQVSTINNPHRHAGFRVLQAPDVPSILLELGFLSNAEDEKLLLDETWRGRIADLLTEAVKRYRTGVVANGG from the coding sequence TTGTTTAAGAGGGCTCGGATCGCCGCGCAGTCGGCAACGCGGCGATCGAAATTCGCAAGCCGTTTTCTGACGGCGGCACTTGTCGCCGGTTGCTTCCTGTCTGGTCTCGCGGGTGCGGCCGAGGCCAAGGATCCGCTGCTCGCTTATGGAGCGCGCATCATCGGCGATGACGCCAGAACGCGCATCGTCATCGACTTCGACCGCGAACCGCGTTTCTCCGTCCATTATATCGCCAATCCGGAGCGTATTGTCGTCGATCTGCCGGCCACCGCCTTCGGTTTTCCAGCCAAGGATCTCGCCGCACGCGGCCTCTTCAAGGATATCCGCTACGGCAAAATGGACGAGGAGAGCGCCCGCATCGTGCTGACGACGGCAAGGCCGGTAAAACTGGCGCTCGCCAAGGTGCAGGCCGACGAGGCGGGCAGGGGCCATCGCCTGGTGCTCGATGCCGAAATGATCGACAAGCAGGCTTTTGCCGAATTGGTCAAGACACAATCATGGAGCGATCGCGCCTGGAACGATCAGGCTGGCGCGGCCCAGACGACGAGTGCCATTCCAGCCCCCGAGAAAACCGCCCCCGGCGATTTCGTCATTGCCGTCGACGCCGGCCATGGCGGCATCGATACCGGCGCGATCGGCGTCGATACCAAGACCGAGGAAAAGCAGGTGACGCTTGCCTTCGCCAAGGCCCTGACCGACCGGCTGAACAAGGAACCCGGCATCAAGGCGTTCCTGACGCGTAACGATGACGAGTTCCTATCGCTTTCGCAGCGCGTGCTGATCGCCCGCCAAAACCATGCCGGCCTGTTCATTTCGTTGCATGCCGACACGCTGAAGCAGAAGGATATCCGCGGCGCGACCGTCTATACGATCTCCGACAAGGCCTCCGACAAACTCGCCGCAGACCTGGCCGAACGCGAAAACCTCTCTGATCAGATCGCCGGCAAGGAGACGGTCGCCGAGCCGCCGGAGGTCGCCGACATCCTGCTCGACCTGACGCGGCGTGAGACGCAGGCCTTCTCGATCTCGCTGGCCGAAAGCGTGCTGAATTCCTTCAAGGACCAGGTCAGCACCATCAACAACCCGCACCGCCATGCCGGCTTCCGTGTACTGCAGGCCCCCGACGTGCCGTCGATCCTTCTCGAGCTCGGATTCCTGTCGAATGCCGAGGACGAGAAACTGCTGCTCGACGAAACCTGGCGCGGCAGGATCGCCGATCTCCTGACAGAGGCGGTGAAGCGATACCGCACCGGTGTCGTGGCGAATGGCGGCTGA
- a CDS encoding Rne/Rng family ribonuclease: MADKMLIDASHEEETRVVVVRGNRIEEFDFESQHKKQIRGNIYLAKVTRVEPSLQAAFVDYGGNRHGFLAFAEIHPDYYQIPLADRQALLRAEAEEHRRDEDVEHVETAPMVDLSKQDQPDVGIVPAEAPATAAVAEETTAEEVAAAPEAATEAPAKKAKPRRSRKKAVEAATETTATEDAVPTDVEAEGASTVDNEDDGSTGGAMAAMVETDEISEDVETSKRRRDDDDDDDDHGEEEVIESVGAEDAMEEVPDRVQRKPRKQYRIQEVIKRRQILLVQVAKEERGNKGAALTTYLSLAGRYSVLMPNTARGGGISRKITNPADRKRLKEIARMLEVPQGMGVILRTAGANRTKVEVKRDFEYLMRLWENVRTLTLASTAPCLVYEEGSLIKRSIRDLYNKDIGEIIVAGEEGYREAKDFMKMLMPSHAKVVQPYRDIHPIFSRSGIEAQLDRMLQPQVTLRSGGYLIMNQTEALVSIDVNSGRSTREHSIEDTALQTNLEAAEEIARQLRLRDLAGLIVIDFIDMEEKRNNRAVEKKLKECLKNDRARIQVGRISHFGLLEMSRQRIRASVLESTTQVCSHCGGTGHVRSQSSVALHVLRGIEEYLLKNTTHNITVRTTPDIALYLLNHKRQTIVDYEARFGVAIIIDADGSVGAQHFAIDRGEPVENPVKIESLFNFAAIPEDDDDDIVIEADEDEDEELEEKPAAAERVATARAEGEGDGNRKRKRRRRRRGRNGNAEQPVLAAGEAGDEEEDGEDEGSEGDETAAATPEARAENEESQRRKRRRRGKRGGRRNRAEDGSEVTVGEAGEGNGSDEGEGDAISDGGAPSEAEIVETIAEQAGEGQAAMAAVEGTAVVAEDVKPARGRGRRKPAAAPVEEPVAEEVTTPAVEAEPEVVEASADLGAPAQEEPKPVRANRESNISSSEPTVKSTRSENGDSDDGKPKKAGWWQRRGFF, from the coding sequence ATGGCAGACAAAATGCTTATCGATGCGTCTCACGAGGAAGAGACGCGCGTCGTTGTCGTTCGCGGGAACCGCATAGAAGAATTTGACTTCGAGTCGCAGCACAAGAAGCAGATCCGCGGCAACATCTATCTTGCAAAGGTAACGAGGGTCGAGCCCTCGCTGCAGGCCGCCTTCGTCGATTACGGCGGCAACCGGCACGGCTTCCTGGCCTTCGCCGAAATCCACCCCGACTATTATCAAATACCGCTCGCCGATCGTCAGGCACTGCTTCGAGCCGAAGCCGAGGAGCATCGCCGCGACGAAGACGTCGAACACGTCGAAACCGCGCCGATGGTCGATCTTTCCAAGCAGGATCAGCCGGATGTCGGCATCGTTCCGGCAGAGGCGCCGGCAACGGCTGCCGTAGCCGAAGAGACCACCGCGGAAGAAGTGGCGGCAGCGCCGGAGGCGGCCACGGAAGCCCCGGCCAAGAAGGCAAAGCCGCGCCGCAGCCGCAAGAAGGCCGTCGAAGCAGCCACTGAGACGACCGCGACCGAGGATGCCGTCCCCACCGACGTCGAAGCCGAAGGCGCTTCGACCGTCGACAACGAGGATGACGGTTCGACCGGCGGCGCGATGGCCGCGATGGTGGAAACCGACGAGATTTCCGAGGATGTCGAGACCAGCAAGCGTCGCCGCGACGACGATGACGACGATGACGATCACGGCGAAGAGGAAGTCATCGAATCCGTCGGCGCCGAAGACGCGATGGAAGAAGTGCCGGACCGCGTGCAGCGCAAGCCGCGCAAGCAGTACCGCATCCAGGAAGTCATCAAGCGCCGGCAGATCCTGCTCGTGCAGGTCGCGAAGGAAGAGCGCGGCAACAAGGGCGCAGCCCTGACCACCTATCTCTCACTTGCCGGCCGCTATTCCGTCCTGATGCCGAACACGGCGCGTGGCGGCGGCATTTCCCGCAAGATCACCAATCCTGCCGACCGCAAGCGCCTGAAGGAAATCGCGCGCATGCTCGAGGTGCCGCAGGGCATGGGCGTGATCCTGCGCACCGCCGGCGCCAATCGCACCAAGGTCGAGGTCAAGCGCGATTTCGAATATCTAATGCGCCTGTGGGAGAACGTGCGCACGCTGACGCTGGCCTCCACGGCTCCCTGCCTCGTCTATGAGGAAGGCTCGCTGATCAAGCGCTCGATCCGCGACCTCTACAACAAGGACATCGGCGAGATCATCGTTGCCGGCGAAGAAGGCTATCGTGAAGCCAAAGACTTCATGAAGATGCTGATGCCGAGCCACGCCAAGGTGGTCCAGCCCTATCGCGACATCCACCCGATCTTCTCGCGTTCGGGCATCGAGGCCCAGCTCGACCGCATGCTGCAGCCGCAGGTGACATTGCGTTCCGGCGGTTACCTGATCATGAACCAGACGGAAGCGCTGGTTTCGATCGACGTCAACTCCGGCCGCTCGACGCGCGAACACTCGATCGAGGACACCGCGCTGCAGACCAACCTCGAAGCCGCGGAAGAAATCGCCCGCCAGCTTCGCCTGCGCGACCTTGCCGGCCTGATCGTCATCGACTTCATCGACATGGAAGAGAAGCGCAACAACCGCGCAGTCGAGAAGAAGCTGAAGGAATGCCTGAAGAACGACCGCGCCCGCATCCAGGTCGGCCGGATCTCGCATTTCGGCCTTCTGGAAATGTCGCGCCAGCGCATCCGCGCTTCCGTTCTCGAATCGACCACCCAGGTCTGCTCGCATTGCGGCGGCACCGGTCACGTCCGTTCGCAGTCCTCCGTCGCGCTGCACGTGCTGCGCGGGATCGAGGAATATCTGCTGAAGAACACCACGCACAACATCACCGTGCGCACCACGCCCGACATCGCGCTCTATCTGCTCAACCACAAGCGTCAGACGATCGTCGATTACGAAGCGCGCTTCGGTGTCGCGATCATCATCGACGCTGACGGTTCGGTGGGTGCCCAGCACTTCGCGATCGACCGCGGCGAACCTGTGGAAAATCCGGTCAAGATCGAAAGCCTCTTCAACTTCGCAGCCATTCCCGAGGATGACGACGACGATATTGTTATCGAAGCGGATGAGGACGAAGACGAGGAACTCGAGGAAAAGCCGGCCGCTGCCGAACGCGTTGCCACGGCACGCGCAGAAGGCGAAGGTGACGGCAACCGAAAGCGCAAGCGCCGCAGGCGCCGTCGCGGCCGCAACGGCAATGCAGAGCAGCCGGTATTGGCTGCAGGCGAAGCCGGCGACGAGGAAGAAGACGGCGAGGACGAAGGCAGCGAAGGCGATGAAACCGCCGCCGCCACGCCCGAGGCCCGTGCCGAAAACGAGGAATCGCAGCGCCGCAAGCGTCGCCGTCGCGGCAAGCGCGGCGGCCGCCGCAATCGCGCCGAGGACGGCTCTGAAGTGACGGTTGGTGAAGCCGGCGAAGGCAACGGTAGTGACGAGGGCGAAGGCGACGCCATTTCGGATGGCGGCGCTCCCAGCGAAGCCGAAATCGTTGAGACGATCGCCGAGCAGGCGGGCGAAGGCCAGGCTGCAATGGCTGCCGTCGAAGGCACTGCCGTCGTCGCCGAGGATGTGAAGCCCGCGCGTGGCCGCGGTCGCCGCAAGCCCGCCGCAGCGCCGGTCGAAGAACCGGTAGCAGAGGAAGTGACCACACCCGCCGTCGAAGCCGAACCGGAAGTGGTTGAAGCCTCCGCCGATCTCGGAGCACCTGCCCAGGAAGAGCCAAAGCCGGTTCGCGCCAACCGCGAATCCAACATCTCCTCTTCCGAGCCGACGGTGAAATCCACCCGCAGCGAAAATGGCGATAGCGACGACGGCAAGCCGAAGAAAGCCGGCTGGTGGCAGCGCCGCGGCTTCTTCTGA
- a CDS encoding NAD kinase, whose protein sequence is MGRSFQTLSFIASPTMEALAAREELIRIYGDVPQDQADVIVALGGDGFMLQTLHSTMNSGKLVYGMNRGSVGFLMNDYSTERLQERICIAVENAFRPLKMTTANADGTNSTALAINEVYLFRQSYQAANLRVVVDGRVRLEELICDGLMVATPAGSTAYNLSAHGPILPLEAPLLAMTPVSAFRPRRWRGALLPNKVTVDIDVLEPVKRPVNAVADNTEVKSVLHVRIAQSEHMTARILSDPDRSWSDRILAEQFKD, encoded by the coding sequence ATGGGCCGTTCATTTCAGACGCTTTCCTTTATCGCTTCGCCGACGATGGAGGCGCTCGCAGCACGCGAAGAGCTGATTCGCATTTACGGCGACGTGCCGCAGGATCAGGCGGACGTCATCGTCGCGCTGGGCGGTGACGGATTCATGCTGCAGACGCTGCATAGCACCATGAACTCCGGCAAGCTGGTCTATGGCATGAATCGCGGCTCGGTCGGCTTCCTGATGAACGATTACAGCACCGAACGGCTTCAGGAACGCATCTGCATCGCCGTCGAAAACGCCTTCCGGCCTTTGAAGATGACGACGGCCAATGCCGACGGCACCAATTCGACAGCGCTCGCCATCAACGAGGTCTATCTTTTCCGCCAGTCTTATCAGGCCGCCAATCTAAGGGTCGTGGTCGACGGGCGCGTGCGTCTGGAGGAGCTGATCTGCGACGGGCTGATGGTGGCCACTCCGGCCGGATCGACGGCCTATAATCTTTCCGCGCATGGCCCGATCCTGCCGCTAGAAGCGCCACTGCTCGCCATGACGCCGGTCAGCGCTTTCAGGCCGCGACGCTGGAGGGGCGCCTTGCTTCCGAACAAGGTCACCGTCGATATCGACGTGCTCGAGCCGGTGAAGCGGCCGGTGAATGCGGTGGCCGACAATACGGAAGTCAAATCGGTGCTGCATGTTCGAATCGCCCAGTCGGAGCATATGACAGCGCGCATCCTCTCCGATCCCGACCGGTCCTGGTCCGACCGTATTCTGGCGGAGCAGTTCAAGGATTGA
- the prfB gene encoding peptide chain release factor 2 (programmed frameshift), translated as MRAEIENVVDETKQAITLLRRHLDWDQAIRRLDWLNNKAEDPNLWNDAQEAQKLMRERQQLDDGINGVRQLEQQLNDNIELIGLGEEEGDEDIIREAEDSLKALKAEAARRQVEAMLSGEADGNDTYLEVHSGAGGTESQDWANMLLRMYTRWAERQRFKVELLEVHDGEEAGIKSATLLVKGHNAYGWLKTESGVHRLVRISPYDSNARRHTSFSSIWVYPVVDDSINIEINESDCRIDTYRSSGAGGQHVNTTDSAVRITHIPTGIVVACQQERSQHKNRAKAWEMLRARMYEAELKKREEAANAEAASKTDIGWGHQIRSYVLQPYQLVKDLRTGVASTAPDDVLDGDLNEFMEAALAHRISGAADAVVEDVD; from the exons ATGCGAGCTGAAATCGAAAACGTGGTCGATGAAACCAAGCAGGCTATCACCCTGCTGAGGAGGCATCTT GACTGGGACCAGGCGATAAGACGACTGGACTGGTTGAACAACAAGGCAGAGGATCCGAACCTCTGGAACGATGCGCAGGAAGCCCAGAAGCTGATGCGCGAGCGCCAGCAGCTCGATGACGGCATCAACGGCGTCCGGCAGCTCGAACAGCAGCTGAACGACAATATCGAGCTCATCGGGCTTGGCGAGGAAGAGGGCGATGAGGACATCATTAGGGAAGCCGAGGACTCGCTGAAGGCCTTGAAGGCCGAGGCCGCTCGCCGCCAGGTGGAAGCGATGCTCTCCGGTGAGGCCGACGGCAACGATACCTATCTCGAAGTCCATTCCGGCGCCGGCGGCACCGAAAGCCAGGACTGGGCGAACATGCTTTTGCGCATGTACACCCGCTGGGCGGAACGCCAGCGCTTCAAGGTCGAACTTCTCGAAGTCCATGACGGCGAAGAGGCGGGCATCAAGTCCGCGACGCTGCTCGTCAAGGGCCACAATGCCTATGGCTGGCTGAAGACGGAATCGGGCGTGCACCGTCTGGTGCGCATCTCGCCCTATGACAGCAATGCGCGTCGCCATACGTCGTTCTCGTCGATCTGGGTCTATCCCGTCGTCGACGACTCGATCAACATCGAGATCAACGAAAGCGATTGCCGTATCGATACCTATCGGTCGTCCGGTGCCGGCGGCCAGCACGTCAACACGACGGACTCGGCCGTGCGCATCACCCATATCCCGACCGGGATCGTGGTTGCCTGCCAGCAGGAACGTTCGCAGCACAAGAACCGTGCCAAAGCCTGGGAAATGCTGCGTGCCCGCATGTACGAAGCCGAGTTGAAGAAGCGCGAAGAGGCCGCGAACGCCGAAGCCGCTTCCAAGACGGATATCGGCTGGGGTCACCAGATCCGCTCCTACGTGCTGCAGCCATACCAGTTGGTCAAGGACCTGCGCACCGGCGTCGCCAGTACCGCTCCGGACGACGTGCTTGACGGCGATCTGAACGAATTCATGGAAGCAGCCCTTGCCCATCGCATCAGCGGCGCCGCCGACGCGGTCGTCGAAGATGTCGACTGA